Proteins from a single region of Balaenoptera acutorostrata chromosome 16, mBalAcu1.1, whole genome shotgun sequence:
- the C16H10orf71 gene encoding cardiac-enriched FHL2-interacting protein isoform X2, whose protein sequence is MQTGRTESQRCDSRPPTSKPPALKNPPKFAPLPESSVNFCFDSAFLTVRRVPAEVSSTHKTSHQPGRKHGEQESPKNPEMACHGPNSFLPTPENAANSFVSKFPSPAHNAATSETGRGQEWARKGTFLHSENSAFESWNAHQPRLPERKDAADTVAESKAPKHYEDSPLLREPPASEHKASPCHIRAGCGQEENRLAAGTLSTSGTWGSRDLGAQVSATEGKASSSQPEPPLKPTHAPWRKPKSGKGGKESLQDASEEKKQTNWRGPALYAKHNPQGQFPEKDALDMPVDPHEHYDPPFNISKLLTPVIPSKHVLESCHSQPAEITPSPTGQLNGYQEKEPSECQSRDSYKSKAPSLLFNLKDVRKRMKSTYSPSPLLKGPDEKTRGKQESLSNGGLLPNGLEEGPPGELSKETPADAPPVSLISTQKDPKADPGAASADNYLTLTSPSPNTKAPFCVNGEADDRNSYEKDDANGGSEMGGARSSWHPDSREHCPRKHLSLKFCSGDPEAGKAAETPKTSGLENGFLRSVSQDTEPEREARLQNPNFNQKFSPGPLSPEEEDVFYSDSQSDFMPALKSKAKFSTSSSDQSFASFEDQQKTWFAESQQEDRRSDVSVGDGQKDEKEKVMEEGELQYCTLSNGHACVEEHSKRESSQGEEESLPEGSPGDPGKAPREEANFRGTGIGGSKDTALSDAKDLIPSPCSTSNKHILFAVKDNTLRATPMIKPIMLPLLRSMSSESLLGNGHKEEELPRPGWGRDAGLCAPESQEMPSTLTPASVQGTHLKGAACEDMEDHGWDPNAARSETSQAAPKGYVPFSPLTGEGQGLKPPREAIHKVVANNGKSSSIDQGKLDAPRCIPTIALPEGDLEDQPRLQKLGTCWEEQVQGFKSHFLSTPRARPPGRRLVPGELAASPNASSLEENSACSPATSSIWGDAYQAPSEPSLLPGEPPRSSPWASPRPGRVAQREDLTHALTWGPGSDPQLEPSAEDLRTLSPRGSLLDVATSSAGLLEKPEPPAQLERAAGKPPAVPPKTEKALRRAKKLASKRRKTDQPQEKHGERQEEKLYPEDSERRPPSPGEKPPARFPMVRSLTPPVRRHSVSAFSEPIQRQPGGSQSLTPLSPYPATQKVLQDPQSGEYFVFDLPLQVKIKTFYDPETGKYVKVSIPSSEGGSPEPSPPDALAAPYVLYPGFRPLPVTALMPLRCSSQLSAPTFLRQHPHTAEAAGPRPQSAQDAGLQLASEPPSDPAQHSEGHPQSPGEEVGDAPSLDIISTNDLEDFAMEGIS, encoded by the exons ATGCAGACAGGGAG GACCGAAAGCCAGCGTTGTGACAGCAGGCCTCCTACCAGCAAGCCTCCAGCTCTCAAAAATCCCCCCAAATTTGCTCCTCTTCCAGAAAGCAGTGTCAACTTCTGCTTCGATTCTGCCTTTTTGACGGTCAGGAGGGTGCCTGCCGAAGTCTCCAGCACCCATAAGACTAGCCACCAGCCTGGCAGGAAGCACGGAGAGCAGGAGTCCCCCAAGAATCCTGAAATGGCCTGTCATGGCCCCAACAGCTTCCTGCCAACGCCCGAAAATGCAGCCAACTCATTTGTGTCAAAGTTCCCCTCTCCGGCCCACAATGCAGCCACCAGCGAGACTGGAAGGGGCCAGGAGTGGGCTCGCAAAGGGACCTTTCTTCATAGTGAAAACAGTGCTTTTGAGTCATGGAACGCCCACCAACCCAGGCTGCCCGAGAGGAAGGATGCCGCTGACACAGTCGCAGAAAGCAAGGCTCCCAAGCATTACGAGGACTCGCCCTTGTTAAGAGAGCCCCCGGCCTCTGAGCACAAAGCCTCCCCCTGCCACATCCGGGCCGGTTGCGGTCAGGAAGAGAACAGGCTGGCCGCAGGGACTCTCTCCACATCTGGAACCTGGGGATCTAGGGATCTGGGAGCCCAGGTATCTGCTACGGAGGGAAAAGCTTCCAGCTCACAGCCTGAGCCTCCGTTGAAACCGACCCATGCCCCCTGGAGGAAACCAAAGTCTggcaagggagggaaagaaagtctACAAGATGCTTCAGAAGAGAAGAAGCAGACCAACTGGAGAGGCCCAGCCTTGTATGCAAAGCACAATCCCCAGGGGCAATTTCCAGAAAAGGATGCTCTTGACATGCCTGTGGACCCCCATGAGCATTACGATCCTCCTTTCAACATCAGTAAGCTTCTGACCCCCGTCATACCTAGCAAGCATGTGCTGGAGTCATGCCACAGCCAGCCAGCAGAGATAACCCCGTCACCCACAGGACAGCTAAACGGATACCAGGAGAAGGAGCCCAGTGAATGTCAGTCCCGGGACAGTTACAAATCCAAAGCCCCCAGCCTGCTGTTCAACCTCAAAGATGTGCGGAAGCGTATGAAGAGCACGTACAGTCCCTCGCCTCTCTTGAAAGGCCCTGATGAGAAAACCAGAGGCAAGCAAGAATCCCTGAGCAACGGCGGCCTCCTTCCCAACGGGCTCGAGGAAGGCCCTCCAGGTGAGCTTTCTAAGGAGACACCCGCTGATGCCCCTCCTGTGTCACTCATCAGTACCCAGAAGGACCCCAAAGCTGACCCCGGTGCAGCCTCTGCAGACAACTACCTAACTCTCACCTCACCATCACCTAACACCAAAGCCCCCTTCTGTGTCAACGGCGAGGCCGACGACAGGAACAGCTATGAGAAGGACGATGCCAATGGAGGATCGGAGATGGGTGGTGCCAGGTCCAGCTGGCATCCAGACTCCAGGGAGCACTGCCCCAGGAAACATCTGTCCCTGAAGTTTTGCAGTGGAGACCCTGAGGCAGGGAAGGCTGCGGAGACCCCAAAGACCTCCGGCCTAGAGAATGGATTCTTGAGATCCGTCTCTCAAGATACAGAACCCGAGAGAGAGGCAAGACTTCAGAATCCAAACTTCAACCAGAAATTctccccagggcccctttctCCCGAGGAGGAAGATGTGTTTTACAGCGACAGCCAGTCTGATTTTATGCCAGCCCTCAAAAGTAAGGCCAAATTCAGCACCAGCTCTTCAGATCAGTCCTTTGCCTCGTTCGAGGATCAGCAGAAGACGTGGTTCGCCGAGAGCCAGCAGGAAGACAGGAGGAGTGACGTGAGCGTAGGTGACGGTcagaaggatgagaaggagaaAGTGATGGAGGAAGGTGAATTACAATACTGCACCTTGAGTAATGGGCACGCATGCGTGGAGGAGCACAGCAAGCGGGAATCCTCGCAAGGAGAAGAGGAAAGTTTGCCAGAAGGTAGCCCCGGGGACCCCGGGAAGGCGCCGAGGGAGGAAGCTAATTTCAGAGGCACTGGCATTGGGGGAAGTAAGGATACAGCTCTTTCAGATGCCAAAGATCTAATCCCTTCCCCATGTTCCACTTCAAACAAGCACATACTCTTTGCAGTTAAAGACAACACCCTCAGGGCCACCCCCATGATAAAACCCATCATGCTGCCCCTCCTGAGATCCATGTCCTCAGAGTCCCTGCTGGGCAATGGCCACAAAGAGGAGGAACTGCCAAggccaggctggggcagggaTGCTGGTCTTTGTGCCCCCGAGAGCCAGGAAATGCCCAGCACTCTGACACCCGCCAGCGTGCAAGGCACACACTTGAAGGGGGCGGCCTGTGAGGATATGGAGGACCATGGGTGGGATCCCAACGCAGCCAGGTCAGAGACCTCCCAGGCAGCCCCAAAGGGGTATGTCCCATTTTCTCCACTCACAGGAGAGGGCCAAGGGTTGAAGCCACCCCGAGAGGCCATACATAAAGTCGTGGCAAACAATGGCAAGAGCAGTTCCATAGACCAGGGGAAGCTGGATGCTCCAAGGTGCATCCCCACGATTGCTTTGCCAGAAGGCGACCTAGAAGACCAGCCACGCCTACAGAAGCTTGGAACCTGTTGGGAAGAGCAGGTGCAAGGCTTCAAAAGTCACTTTTTGTCTACACCCAGAGCACGGCCCCCGGGGAGAAGACTGGTCCCTGGTGAGCTAGCAGCTTCCCCCAACGCCAGCTCCCTGGAAGAGAACAGTGCATGCTCCCCTGCCACCAGCAGCATTTGGGGTGATGCTTACCAGGCCCCCAGTGAGCCCAGCCTGCTGCCAGGGGAGCCTCCCCGCAGCAGCCCCTGGGCCAGCCCCCGCCCTGGCAGGGTGGCCCAGAGGGAGGACCTGACACATGCCCTCACGTGGGGGCCTGGCTCCGACCCCCAACTGGAGCCATCAGCAGAAGACCTCAGGACACTTTCTCCAAGAGGCTCGTTGTTGGACGTGGCCACCAGCTCAGCTGGCCTCCTGGAGAAGCCGGAGCCTCCTGCTCAGCTGGAGAGGGCGGCTGGCAAGCCACCAGCAGTCCCACCCAAAACAGAGAAGGCCCTGCGGCGGGCGAAGAAGCTGGCAAGCAAGAGGAGAAAGACCGACCAGCCACAGGAAAAGCATGGTGAACGCCAGGAGGAAAAGCTGTACCCCGAGGACTCAGAGCGTAGGCCACCGTCCCCCGGAGAGAAGCCCCCAGCCAGGTTCCCCATGGTCCGTTCCCTGACCCCTCCCGTGCGCCGCCACTCGGTGTCCGCCTTCTCAGAGCCGATCCAGAGGCAGCCTGGGGGATCCCAGTCCCTTACACCCCTGTCCCCTTACCCTGCCACCCAGAAGGTCCTCCAAGACCCCCAATCTGGAGAGTACTTTGTCTTCGATCTGCCGCTCCAGGTGAAAATCAAGACCTTCTATGACCCAGAGACGGGCAAATACGTCAAGGTCTCCATCCCATCCTCTGAGGGGGGTTCCCCTGAGCCAAGCCCGCCGGATGCCCTTGCTGCTCCCTACGTGCTGTACCCGGGCTTCCGGCCCCTGCCCGTGACAGCCTTGATGCCCCTGCGCTGCTCCTCTCAGCTCTCTGCCCCCACCTTCCTAAGGCAGCACCCTCACACCGCCGAGGCAGCTGGCCCCAGGCCCCAGAGCGCCCAAGATGCTGGCCTGCAGCTGGCCTCTGAGCCTCCCAGTGACCCCGCCCAGCACTCCGAGGGGCAcccccagagcccaggggaggaggtgggagatgctCCAAGCCTGGATATCATCTCCACTAACGACCTAGAGGACTTTGCCATGGAAGGCATTTCTTGA
- the C16H10orf71 gene encoding cardiac-enriched FHL2-interacting protein isoform X1 — MQGSKKCTDGFSDSSSIGSVLDDADREVSSLTDRAFRSLCISEDASFHDTDLALSPDITRQVFGNFHQRTVSHTHRKSGIWSQLPSQGTEHAGWAATFQQLPKYVQGEEKYPKSSPPLTPAQRRLEVPVSGLRSSNKPVSKVSSLIKSFDRTESQRCDSRPPTSKPPALKNPPKFAPLPESSVNFCFDSAFLTVRRVPAEVSSTHKTSHQPGRKHGEQESPKNPEMACHGPNSFLPTPENAANSFVSKFPSPAHNAATSETGRGQEWARKGTFLHSENSAFESWNAHQPRLPERKDAADTVAESKAPKHYEDSPLLREPPASEHKASPCHIRAGCGQEENRLAAGTLSTSGTWGSRDLGAQVSATEGKASSSQPEPPLKPTHAPWRKPKSGKGGKESLQDASEEKKQTNWRGPALYAKHNPQGQFPEKDALDMPVDPHEHYDPPFNISKLLTPVIPSKHVLESCHSQPAEITPSPTGQLNGYQEKEPSECQSRDSYKSKAPSLLFNLKDVRKRMKSTYSPSPLLKGPDEKTRGKQESLSNGGLLPNGLEEGPPGELSKETPADAPPVSLISTQKDPKADPGAASADNYLTLTSPSPNTKAPFCVNGEADDRNSYEKDDANGGSEMGGARSSWHPDSREHCPRKHLSLKFCSGDPEAGKAAETPKTSGLENGFLRSVSQDTEPEREARLQNPNFNQKFSPGPLSPEEEDVFYSDSQSDFMPALKSKAKFSTSSSDQSFASFEDQQKTWFAESQQEDRRSDVSVGDGQKDEKEKVMEEGELQYCTLSNGHACVEEHSKRESSQGEEESLPEGSPGDPGKAPREEANFRGTGIGGSKDTALSDAKDLIPSPCSTSNKHILFAVKDNTLRATPMIKPIMLPLLRSMSSESLLGNGHKEEELPRPGWGRDAGLCAPESQEMPSTLTPASVQGTHLKGAACEDMEDHGWDPNAARSETSQAAPKGYVPFSPLTGEGQGLKPPREAIHKVVANNGKSSSIDQGKLDAPRCIPTIALPEGDLEDQPRLQKLGTCWEEQVQGFKSHFLSTPRARPPGRRLVPGELAASPNASSLEENSACSPATSSIWGDAYQAPSEPSLLPGEPPRSSPWASPRPGRVAQREDLTHALTWGPGSDPQLEPSAEDLRTLSPRGSLLDVATSSAGLLEKPEPPAQLERAAGKPPAVPPKTEKALRRAKKLASKRRKTDQPQEKHGERQEEKLYPEDSERRPPSPGEKPPARFPMVRSLTPPVRRHSVSAFSEPIQRQPGGSQSLTPLSPYPATQKVLQDPQSGEYFVFDLPLQVKIKTFYDPETGKYVKVSIPSSEGGSPEPSPPDALAAPYVLYPGFRPLPVTALMPLRCSSQLSAPTFLRQHPHTAEAAGPRPQSAQDAGLQLASEPPSDPAQHSEGHPQSPGEEVGDAPSLDIISTNDLEDFAMEGIS; from the coding sequence ATGCAGGGGAGTAAGAAGTGCACGGACGGCTTCAGCGACTCCTCGAGCATTGGCAGCGTGCTGGACGATGCAGACAGGGAGGTGAGTAGCCTCACGGACCGGGCGTTCCGGAGCCTGTGCATCTCAGAGGACGCATCCTTCCATGACACCGACCTGGCCCTGTCCCCAGATATCACCCGCCAGGTGTTCGGGAATTTTCACCAGAGAACGGTGAGCCATACCCACAGGAAAAGCGGCATTTGGAGCCAGTTACCATCCCAAGGCACGGAGCATGCCGGCTGGGCGGCCACGTTCCAACAGCTGCCCAAGTACGTTCAAGGGGAGGAGAAGTATCCCAAGAGCAGCCCCCCACTGACACCAGCCCAGAGGAGACTGGAAGTGCCAGTTTCCGGCCTGAGGAGCAGCAACAAGCCTGTTTCCAAAGTGTCGTCACTGATTAAATCTTTTGACAGGACCGAAAGCCAGCGTTGTGACAGCAGGCCTCCTACCAGCAAGCCTCCAGCTCTCAAAAATCCCCCCAAATTTGCTCCTCTTCCAGAAAGCAGTGTCAACTTCTGCTTCGATTCTGCCTTTTTGACGGTCAGGAGGGTGCCTGCCGAAGTCTCCAGCACCCATAAGACTAGCCACCAGCCTGGCAGGAAGCACGGAGAGCAGGAGTCCCCCAAGAATCCTGAAATGGCCTGTCATGGCCCCAACAGCTTCCTGCCAACGCCCGAAAATGCAGCCAACTCATTTGTGTCAAAGTTCCCCTCTCCGGCCCACAATGCAGCCACCAGCGAGACTGGAAGGGGCCAGGAGTGGGCTCGCAAAGGGACCTTTCTTCATAGTGAAAACAGTGCTTTTGAGTCATGGAACGCCCACCAACCCAGGCTGCCCGAGAGGAAGGATGCCGCTGACACAGTCGCAGAAAGCAAGGCTCCCAAGCATTACGAGGACTCGCCCTTGTTAAGAGAGCCCCCGGCCTCTGAGCACAAAGCCTCCCCCTGCCACATCCGGGCCGGTTGCGGTCAGGAAGAGAACAGGCTGGCCGCAGGGACTCTCTCCACATCTGGAACCTGGGGATCTAGGGATCTGGGAGCCCAGGTATCTGCTACGGAGGGAAAAGCTTCCAGCTCACAGCCTGAGCCTCCGTTGAAACCGACCCATGCCCCCTGGAGGAAACCAAAGTCTggcaagggagggaaagaaagtctACAAGATGCTTCAGAAGAGAAGAAGCAGACCAACTGGAGAGGCCCAGCCTTGTATGCAAAGCACAATCCCCAGGGGCAATTTCCAGAAAAGGATGCTCTTGACATGCCTGTGGACCCCCATGAGCATTACGATCCTCCTTTCAACATCAGTAAGCTTCTGACCCCCGTCATACCTAGCAAGCATGTGCTGGAGTCATGCCACAGCCAGCCAGCAGAGATAACCCCGTCACCCACAGGACAGCTAAACGGATACCAGGAGAAGGAGCCCAGTGAATGTCAGTCCCGGGACAGTTACAAATCCAAAGCCCCCAGCCTGCTGTTCAACCTCAAAGATGTGCGGAAGCGTATGAAGAGCACGTACAGTCCCTCGCCTCTCTTGAAAGGCCCTGATGAGAAAACCAGAGGCAAGCAAGAATCCCTGAGCAACGGCGGCCTCCTTCCCAACGGGCTCGAGGAAGGCCCTCCAGGTGAGCTTTCTAAGGAGACACCCGCTGATGCCCCTCCTGTGTCACTCATCAGTACCCAGAAGGACCCCAAAGCTGACCCCGGTGCAGCCTCTGCAGACAACTACCTAACTCTCACCTCACCATCACCTAACACCAAAGCCCCCTTCTGTGTCAACGGCGAGGCCGACGACAGGAACAGCTATGAGAAGGACGATGCCAATGGAGGATCGGAGATGGGTGGTGCCAGGTCCAGCTGGCATCCAGACTCCAGGGAGCACTGCCCCAGGAAACATCTGTCCCTGAAGTTTTGCAGTGGAGACCCTGAGGCAGGGAAGGCTGCGGAGACCCCAAAGACCTCCGGCCTAGAGAATGGATTCTTGAGATCCGTCTCTCAAGATACAGAACCCGAGAGAGAGGCAAGACTTCAGAATCCAAACTTCAACCAGAAATTctccccagggcccctttctCCCGAGGAGGAAGATGTGTTTTACAGCGACAGCCAGTCTGATTTTATGCCAGCCCTCAAAAGTAAGGCCAAATTCAGCACCAGCTCTTCAGATCAGTCCTTTGCCTCGTTCGAGGATCAGCAGAAGACGTGGTTCGCCGAGAGCCAGCAGGAAGACAGGAGGAGTGACGTGAGCGTAGGTGACGGTcagaaggatgagaaggagaaAGTGATGGAGGAAGGTGAATTACAATACTGCACCTTGAGTAATGGGCACGCATGCGTGGAGGAGCACAGCAAGCGGGAATCCTCGCAAGGAGAAGAGGAAAGTTTGCCAGAAGGTAGCCCCGGGGACCCCGGGAAGGCGCCGAGGGAGGAAGCTAATTTCAGAGGCACTGGCATTGGGGGAAGTAAGGATACAGCTCTTTCAGATGCCAAAGATCTAATCCCTTCCCCATGTTCCACTTCAAACAAGCACATACTCTTTGCAGTTAAAGACAACACCCTCAGGGCCACCCCCATGATAAAACCCATCATGCTGCCCCTCCTGAGATCCATGTCCTCAGAGTCCCTGCTGGGCAATGGCCACAAAGAGGAGGAACTGCCAAggccaggctggggcagggaTGCTGGTCTTTGTGCCCCCGAGAGCCAGGAAATGCCCAGCACTCTGACACCCGCCAGCGTGCAAGGCACACACTTGAAGGGGGCGGCCTGTGAGGATATGGAGGACCATGGGTGGGATCCCAACGCAGCCAGGTCAGAGACCTCCCAGGCAGCCCCAAAGGGGTATGTCCCATTTTCTCCACTCACAGGAGAGGGCCAAGGGTTGAAGCCACCCCGAGAGGCCATACATAAAGTCGTGGCAAACAATGGCAAGAGCAGTTCCATAGACCAGGGGAAGCTGGATGCTCCAAGGTGCATCCCCACGATTGCTTTGCCAGAAGGCGACCTAGAAGACCAGCCACGCCTACAGAAGCTTGGAACCTGTTGGGAAGAGCAGGTGCAAGGCTTCAAAAGTCACTTTTTGTCTACACCCAGAGCACGGCCCCCGGGGAGAAGACTGGTCCCTGGTGAGCTAGCAGCTTCCCCCAACGCCAGCTCCCTGGAAGAGAACAGTGCATGCTCCCCTGCCACCAGCAGCATTTGGGGTGATGCTTACCAGGCCCCCAGTGAGCCCAGCCTGCTGCCAGGGGAGCCTCCCCGCAGCAGCCCCTGGGCCAGCCCCCGCCCTGGCAGGGTGGCCCAGAGGGAGGACCTGACACATGCCCTCACGTGGGGGCCTGGCTCCGACCCCCAACTGGAGCCATCAGCAGAAGACCTCAGGACACTTTCTCCAAGAGGCTCGTTGTTGGACGTGGCCACCAGCTCAGCTGGCCTCCTGGAGAAGCCGGAGCCTCCTGCTCAGCTGGAGAGGGCGGCTGGCAAGCCACCAGCAGTCCCACCCAAAACAGAGAAGGCCCTGCGGCGGGCGAAGAAGCTGGCAAGCAAGAGGAGAAAGACCGACCAGCCACAGGAAAAGCATGGTGAACGCCAGGAGGAAAAGCTGTACCCCGAGGACTCAGAGCGTAGGCCACCGTCCCCCGGAGAGAAGCCCCCAGCCAGGTTCCCCATGGTCCGTTCCCTGACCCCTCCCGTGCGCCGCCACTCGGTGTCCGCCTTCTCAGAGCCGATCCAGAGGCAGCCTGGGGGATCCCAGTCCCTTACACCCCTGTCCCCTTACCCTGCCACCCAGAAGGTCCTCCAAGACCCCCAATCTGGAGAGTACTTTGTCTTCGATCTGCCGCTCCAGGTGAAAATCAAGACCTTCTATGACCCAGAGACGGGCAAATACGTCAAGGTCTCCATCCCATCCTCTGAGGGGGGTTCCCCTGAGCCAAGCCCGCCGGATGCCCTTGCTGCTCCCTACGTGCTGTACCCGGGCTTCCGGCCCCTGCCCGTGACAGCCTTGATGCCCCTGCGCTGCTCCTCTCAGCTCTCTGCCCCCACCTTCCTAAGGCAGCACCCTCACACCGCCGAGGCAGCTGGCCCCAGGCCCCAGAGCGCCCAAGATGCTGGCCTGCAGCTGGCCTCTGAGCCTCCCAGTGACCCCGCCCAGCACTCCGAGGGGCAcccccagagcccaggggaggaggtgggagatgctCCAAGCCTGGATATCATCTCCACTAACGACCTAGAGGACTTTGCCATGGAAGGCATTTCTTGA